One stretch of Suricata suricatta isolate VVHF042 chromosome 13, meerkat_22Aug2017_6uvM2_HiC, whole genome shotgun sequence DNA includes these proteins:
- the FRRS1L gene encoding DOMON domain-containing protein FRRS1L, whose translation GPRGRARADAGADEAVPRHDSSYGTFAGEFYDLRYLSEEGYPFPTAPPVDPFAKIKVDDCGKTKGCFRYGKPGCNAETCDYFLSYRMIGADVEFELSADTDGWVAVGFSSDKKMGGDDVMACVHDDNGRVRIQHFYNVGQWAKEIQRNPARDEEGVFENNRVTCRFKRPVNVPRDETIVDLHLSWYYLFAWGPAIQGSITRHDIDSPPTSERVVSIYKYEDIFMPSAAYQTFSSPFCLLLIVALTFYLLMGTP comes from the exons GGACCCCGGGGCCGAGCGCGGGCGGACGCCGGTGCGGACGAGGCGGTGCCGCGCCACGACTCCTCCTACGGCACCTTCGCCGGGGAGTTCTACGACCTGCGCTACCTGTCCGAGGAGG GTTACCCTTTCCCGACTGCTCCTCCCGTGGATCCATTTGCCAAAATCAAAGTGGATGACTGTGGAAAAACCAAGGGATGCTTTAG ATATGGCAAACCGGGCTGTAATGCAGAGACTTGTGACTACTTCCTTAGCTACCGGATGATAGGGgctgatgtggagtttgaactgaGTGCCGACACAGATGGCTGGGTGGCAGTTGGATTCTCTTCAGACAAGAAGATG GGTGGTGATGACGTCATGGCCTGTGTCCATGACGACAATGGCAGGGTCCGCATACAGCACTTCTATAATGTAGGCCAGTGGGCAAAGGAGATTCAGAGAAACCCTGCCAGAGATGAAGAAGGAGTCTTTGAAAACAATCGAGTCACCTGCAGATTTAAACGCCCTGTGAACGTTCCCAGAGATGAAACAATTGTCGATCTGCATTTGAGTTGGTATTATTTGTTTGCTTGGGGTCCAGCCATTCAGG gCTCTATCACCCGACATGATATAGACTCACCACCAACTTCAGAGCGTGTTGTCAGTATTTACAAGTACGAAGACATTTTTATGCCATCAGCTGCCTATCAaaccttctcttctcccttttgtTTGCTTCTCATTGTTGCCCTGACCTTCTACTTATTGATGGGGACCCCGTAA